A genome region from Arachis duranensis cultivar V14167 chromosome 6, aradu.V14167.gnm2.J7QH, whole genome shotgun sequence includes the following:
- the LOC107491751 gene encoding pre-mRNA-splicing factor SLU7, with product MATASVAFKSREDHRKQIELEEARKAGLAPAEVDEDGKEINPHIPQYMSSAPWYLNAERPSLKHQRKWKSDPNYTKSWYDRGAKIFQADKYRKGACENCGAMTHDAKSCMERPRRVGAKWTNKHIAPDEKIETFELDYDGKRDRWNGYDASTYARVIERYEARDEARKKYLKEQQLKKLEKSNQNGEEDAASDEDEEEDDLRVDEAKVDESKQMDFAKVEKRVRTTGGGSTGTVRNLRIREDTAKYLLNLEVNSAHYDPKTRSMREDPLPDADPNEKFYGGDNQYRNSGQALEFKELNIHAWEAFDKGQDVHMQAAPSQAELLYKNFKVMKEKLKSQTKDTIVEKYGNAADEDKLPRELLLGQSERQVEYDRAGRIIKGQEAALPRSKYEEDVYINNHTTVWGSWWRDHQWGYKCCKQTIRNSYCTGAAGIEAAEAASDLMKANIARKEAAAEDPTPTEEKKLATWGTDVPDDLVLDDKLLAEALKKEDQRKREEKDERKRKYNVRWNDEVTAEDMEAYRMKRVHHDDPMKDFLH from the exons ATGGCCACCGCTTCAG TGGCATTCAAGTCCAGGGAGGACCATCGCAAACAGATTGAGTTAGAGGAAGCACGTAAAGCTGGGCTTGCACCAGCTGAGGTGGATGAAGATGGTAAAGAAATTAACCCTCACATTCCCCAGTATATGTCATCAGCACCTTGGTATCTTAACGCTGAGAGACCT AGTTTAAAACATCAAAGGAAGTGGAAATCCGATCCCAATTACACCAAATCATGGTATGATAGAGGTGCTAAAATTTTCCAGGCTGACAAGTACAGGAAAGGTGCATGTGAAAA CTGTGGAGCTATGACACATGATGCTAAGTCATGCATGGAAAGACCAAGGAGAGTGGGAGCAAAATGGACAAACAAGCACATAGCCCCTGATGAAAAGATAGAAACTTTTGAGCTTGACTATGATGGCAAACGGGACAGGTGGAATGGGTATGATGCTTCaacttatgctcgagtcattgAGAGGTATGAAGCTAGAGATGAAGCTCGAAAGAAGTACTTAAAGGAACAACAGCTTAAGAAGTTGGAGAAGAGCAACCAAAATGGGGAGGAGGATGCTGCAAGTGATGAggatgaagaggaagatgaCCTAAGGGTAGATGAAGCAAAGGTTGATGAAAGCAAACAAATGGACTTTGCAAAGGTTGAGAAGCGTGTGCGTACAACAGGTGGTGGAAGTACAGGAACTGTGAG gaaCCTGCGTATTCGAGAGGATACTGCCAAATACCTTCTCAATCTTGAAGTCAATTCTGCACACTACGATCCCAAGACCAGGTCTATGCGTGAAGATCCTCTTCCGGATGCAGATCCAAATGAGAAGTTTTATGGG GGTGATAACCAATATAGAAATAGTGGTCAAGCTCTAGAATTTAAGGAATTAAACATCCATGCTTGGGAAGCATTTGACAAGGGGCAAGATGTTCACATGCAAGCAGCTCCATCCCAAGCTGAATTGCTCTATAAGAATTTTAAGGTCATGAAGGAGAAACTGAAATCTCAAACAAAGGACACCATTGTAGAGAAGTATGGCAATGCAGCTGATGAGGACAAACTTCCAAGAGAACTCCTCCTTGGTCAAAGTGAGAGGCAAGTCGAGTATGATCGAGCTGGTAGAATTATCAAGGGACAG GAGGCTGCACTTCCTAGAAGCAAGTATGAGGAGGATGTTTACATTAACAACCACACTACTGTTTGGGGCTCATGGTGGAGGGATCACCAATGGGGCTATAAGTGCTGCAAGCAGACCATACGTAATAGCTATTGCACTGGTGCTGCCGGTATAGAGGCTGCTGAGGCTGCAAGTGATCTTATGAAGGCTAATATTGCCCGGAAGGAGGCTGCTGCAG AGGATCCTACACCTACAGAGGAGAAAAAGCTTGCTACATGGGGAACTGATGTCCCTGATGATCTAGTCCTGGATGACAAGTTGCTAGCTGAGGCCCTCAAAAAG GAGGATCaaaggaagagagaagagaaagatgagAGGAAGCGTAAATATAATGTCAGATGGAATGATGAG GTTACGGCTGAGGATATGGAGGCATACAGGATGAAGAGAGTACACCATGATGATCCAATGAAAGACTTCCTGCACTGA